One genomic window of Pseudomonas sp. LFM046 includes the following:
- a CDS encoding malonic semialdehyde reductase codes for MSKRLSEEGMDLLFRQARTHSAWLEKAVSDDTLRQLYELMKWGPTSANCCPARILFLRTEEAKRRLLPALAPGNVDKTMAAPVTAIIAYDTKFYEQLPKLFPHTDARAWFADTPELAGITARRNSSLQGAYFMLAARAVGLDCGPMSGFDNAMVDHEFFPADGQADAFQLEHFPDSHVKSNFLCNLGYGDPAKVHPRGPRLEFAEACKLL; via the coding sequence ATGAGCAAGCGATTGAGCGAGGAAGGCATGGACCTGCTTTTCCGGCAAGCACGTACCCACAGTGCCTGGCTGGAGAAAGCGGTCAGCGACGACACCCTGCGCCAGCTCTATGAGTTGATGAAGTGGGGGCCCACCAGCGCCAACTGCTGTCCGGCGCGCATCCTTTTCCTGCGTACGGAGGAGGCCAAGCGACGGCTCCTGCCTGCGCTGGCGCCGGGCAATGTGGACAAGACCATGGCGGCGCCGGTCACCGCGATCATCGCCTACGACACGAAGTTCTACGAACAGCTGCCCAAGCTCTTCCCCCATACCGACGCCCGCGCCTGGTTCGCCGATACCCCCGAGCTGGCGGGCATCACCGCGCGGCGCAACAGCTCACTGCAGGGCGCCTATTTCATGCTGGCGGCCAGGGCGGTGGGGCTGGACTGCGGACCCATGTCCGGCTTCGACAACGCCATGGTGGACCATGAGTTCTTCCCAGCCGACGGGCAGGCCGATGCCTTCCAGCTGGAGCACTTCCCGGACAGCCACGTGAAGTCCAACTTCCTCTGCAACCTGGGTTATGGCGACCCGGCCAAGGTACACCCGCGCGGACCGCGCCTGGAGTTCGCTGAGGCGTGCAAGCTGCTCTAA
- a CDS encoding AEC family transporter, translating into MLEILGITAPIFILIGIGYLSARGRLVNPEQVLGLGKFVITFALPALVIRALLEKPLDQVFDATYLLAYGIGSQAVFWGGFLFSRWIRKDSVTGSALSGLGMSVSNSGFIGYPIVAMVLGAPAAVALALGMLVENLLMIPLALAIAELGRQNGGSLRAALLDTFMRLLRNPIIIAISIGLALALLGVRLPAVPARVVEMLASASAPVALFVIGASLYGLKAGGLVKDVAQLSIGKLLLHPLAVWLSFQLLPPVDPVLRVAGVLFACAPMMSIYPILGQRFGLEGRCAAALVVCTVLAFVTISSFLGLLV; encoded by the coding sequence ATGCTCGAAATACTTGGAATTACCGCGCCTATCTTCATCCTGATCGGTATTGGCTATCTGTCCGCCCGTGGGCGGCTGGTCAACCCCGAGCAGGTTCTGGGCCTCGGCAAGTTCGTCATTACCTTCGCCCTTCCGGCGCTGGTAATTCGCGCCCTGTTGGAAAAGCCCCTGGACCAGGTGTTCGACGCCACCTACCTGCTGGCCTACGGGATCGGCTCCCAGGCGGTGTTCTGGGGCGGCTTTCTGTTCTCCCGGTGGATACGCAAGGACAGCGTCACCGGCAGCGCGCTGAGCGGCCTGGGCATGTCGGTTTCCAACAGCGGTTTCATCGGCTATCCCATCGTCGCCATGGTGCTGGGAGCGCCGGCCGCGGTGGCCCTTGCCCTTGGGATGCTGGTGGAGAACCTGCTGATGATTCCCCTGGCCCTGGCGATTGCCGAACTGGGCCGGCAGAACGGAGGAAGCCTGCGCGCGGCCTTGCTGGACACCTTCATGCGCCTGTTGCGCAACCCGATAATCATCGCCATCAGCATAGGCCTCGCACTGGCCCTGCTCGGGGTTCGCCTGCCGGCTGTACCGGCCAGGGTAGTGGAGATGCTGGCCTCGGCTTCGGCGCCGGTGGCGCTCTTCGTCATAGGTGCCAGCCTCTACGGCCTCAAGGCTGGCGGGCTGGTGAAGGACGTTGCGCAGCTCAGCATCGGTAAGTTGCTGCTGCATCCATTGGCGGTATGGCTGAGCTTTCAATTGCTGCCGCCGGTGGACCCTGTCCTGCGTGTGGCCGGCGTGCTCTTCGCCTGTGCGCCGATGATGAGCATCTACCCCATCCTGGGCCAACGCTTCGGGCTCGAAGGCCGCTGTGCCGCGGCACTGGTGGTCTGCACCGTACTGGCCTTCGTCACGATCAGCAGCTTCCTCGGGCTGCTCGTCTAG
- the zapE gene encoding cell division protein ZapE, which produces MTSREREPALDELAEPVGQRIERHFDALLDARGYRADSAQRTAIVRLGQWLESLLAGKKGWLRRPPAGLYLWGGVGRGKSFVMDAFFAAAPLNGKRRVHFHAFLQELQARMRGFAGQPDPLALAAKALAVETKLLCFDEFHVHDIGDAVLLGRLLRVLVEEGVGLVCTSNYPPEGLCPNPLYRERFKPAIALLERRFEVMNLDGGEDYRQRRGELEAWGCYCWPLSGFAEGWIERQLALTAAVERDIDVVVNHHPLRLRASEENRAWLDFDELCRRPHSSADFLWLCQRFRHLAISGVPCLGEEAIDVQQRFVNLIDIAYDAGTRLLLASEACLDDLCRGKPHMDFSRTRSRLQQLKPMQPGGGN; this is translated from the coding sequence TTGACTTCTAGGGAACGCGAACCCGCTCTTGATGAACTGGCCGAACCCGTCGGCCAGCGCATCGAACGGCACTTCGACGCGCTGCTGGACGCCCGGGGCTACCGGGCCGACAGCGCGCAACGCACCGCCATTGTCCGTCTCGGGCAATGGCTGGAGTCGCTTCTGGCCGGGAAGAAAGGCTGGCTGCGTCGTCCACCCGCCGGCCTCTACCTCTGGGGCGGGGTAGGGCGCGGCAAGAGCTTCGTCATGGATGCCTTCTTCGCCGCCGCACCGCTGAACGGGAAGCGCCGTGTGCATTTCCATGCCTTTCTCCAGGAACTGCAGGCGCGGATGCGCGGCTTCGCGGGCCAGCCCGATCCGCTGGCCCTCGCCGCGAAAGCCCTGGCGGTGGAAACGAAGCTGCTCTGCTTCGATGAGTTCCACGTCCACGACATCGGTGACGCCGTGCTCCTCGGTCGCCTGCTCAGGGTGCTGGTGGAGGAGGGCGTCGGCCTGGTCTGCACCTCCAACTACCCACCCGAGGGGCTATGCCCCAACCCGCTGTACCGGGAACGCTTCAAGCCCGCCATCGCGTTGCTCGAAAGACGCTTCGAGGTGATGAACCTGGATGGCGGCGAGGACTACCGCCAGCGGCGCGGTGAGCTGGAGGCCTGGGGCTGCTATTGCTGGCCACTGTCGGGCTTTGCCGAGGGCTGGATCGAGCGCCAACTGGCCCTGACCGCCGCCGTGGAGCGGGACATTGACGTTGTGGTCAATCACCACCCGTTGCGCTTGAGGGCGAGCGAAGAGAATCGCGCCTGGCTGGATTTCGACGAGCTATGCCGGCGCCCCCATTCCAGCGCCGACTTCCTCTGGCTCTGCCAGCGCTTCCGTCACCTGGCCATCAGCGGCGTGCCCTGCCTGGGGGAGGAAGCCATCGACGTGCAGCAACGCTTCGTCAACCTGATCGACATCGCCTACGACGCCGGAACCCGTCTGCTGCTGGCCAGCGAGGCGTGCCTCGACGACCTCTGCCGAGGCAAACCCCACATGGATTTTTCCCGCACCCGCAGTCGGTTACAGCAGTTGAAGCCGATGCAGCCGGGCGGTGGGAACTGA
- the pcaG gene encoding protocatechuate 3,4-dioxygenase subunit alpha encodes MPIELLPETPSQTAGPYVHIGLALAAAGNPTRDQEIWNQMAKADAPGEHILLLGNVYDGNGHLVRDSFLEFWQANHEGVYDAAFDLEKPFNSFGRTATTFDAGEWTLRTIKPGVVKNAAGVPMAPHINVSLFARGINIHLQTRIYFDDEAAANAADPVLNLIEQPERRQTLVARRCEVDGKLAYRFDIRIQGEAETVFFDF; translated from the coding sequence ATGCCTATCGAACTGCTGCCGGAAACTCCCTCGCAGACCGCCGGCCCGTACGTTCACATCGGTCTGGCCCTGGCGGCCGCCGGCAACCCCACCCGCGACCAGGAAATCTGGAACCAGATGGCCAAGGCCGATGCGCCCGGCGAGCACATCCTGCTGCTGGGCAACGTCTACGACGGCAACGGCCACCTGGTGCGCGACTCCTTCCTGGAGTTCTGGCAGGCCAACCACGAAGGCGTGTATGACGCGGCCTTCGACCTGGAGAAGCCGTTCAACAGCTTCGGCCGTACCGCCACCACCTTCGACGCCGGCGAGTGGACCCTGCGCACCATCAAGCCCGGCGTGGTGAAAAACGCCGCCGGCGTGCCCATGGCGCCGCACATCAACGTGTCGCTGTTTGCCCGTGGCATCAACATCCACCTGCAGACCCGCATCTACTTCGATGACGAGGCCGCCGCCAACGCCGCCGATCCGGTACTCAACCTGATCGAGCAACCGGAACGCCGCCAGACCCTGGTGGCCCGCCGTTGCGAGGTGGACGGCAAGCTGGCCTACCGCTTCGACATCCGCATCCAGGGAGAAGCCGAGACGGTGTTCTTTGACTTCTAG
- the pcaH gene encoding protocatechuate 3,4-dioxygenase subunit beta, translating to MSDAENSRFVIRDRNWHPKAFTPDYKTSIARSPRQALVSIAQSVSETSGPDFSHLKMGEHDNDLLLNFNHGGLPIGERIIVSGRVMDQYGKPVPHTLVEMWQANAGGRYRHKNDRYLAPLDPNFGGVGRALTDSEGRYVFRTIKPGPYPWRNGPNDWRPAHIHFSISGPSISTRLITQLYFEGDPLIPMCPIVKSIANPDAVQTLIARLDMSNANPMDCLAYRFDIVLRGQRKTHFENR from the coding sequence ATGTCCGATGCGGAAAACAGCCGCTTCGTCATTCGTGACCGAAACTGGCACCCCAAAGCCTTCACGCCTGACTACAAGACGTCCATCGCCCGGTCGCCGCGCCAGGCGCTGGTGAGCATTGCGCAGTCCGTTTCCGAGACCAGCGGCCCGGACTTCTCTCACCTGAAGATGGGCGAGCACGACAACGACCTGCTGCTCAACTTCAACCACGGCGGGCTGCCCATCGGCGAGCGCATCATCGTTTCCGGCCGGGTCATGGACCAGTACGGCAAGCCGGTTCCCCACACCCTGGTGGAGATGTGGCAGGCCAACGCCGGCGGCCGCTACCGCCACAAGAACGACCGCTACCTGGCGCCCCTGGACCCGAACTTTGGCGGTGTCGGCCGCGCCCTGACCGACAGTGAAGGCCGCTACGTCTTCCGCACCATCAAGCCGGGTCCGTACCCGTGGCGCAACGGTCCGAACGACTGGCGTCCGGCCCATATCCACTTCTCCATCAGCGGGCCGTCCATCTCCACCCGCCTGATCACCCAGCTGTATTTCGAAGGCGATCCGTTGATCCCGATGTGCCCCATCGTCAAATCCATCGCCAACCCTGACGCGGTGCAGACGCTGATCGCCAGACTCGACATGAGCAACGCCAATCCCATGGATTGCCTGGCGTACCGCTTCGACATCGTGCTGCGCGGCCAGCGCAAGACCCACTTCGAGAACCGCTGA
- the pcaQ gene encoding pca operon transcription factor PcaQ, with the protein MNIDNRIKFRHLLCFLEVARQGSLARAADQMAVTQPAISKTLKELEEVLDASLFERSKSGVSLTEAGLAFMRYAGPCVQALRDGVNSLREGEYAAGTVRLGVLSTVEGLLVPEMVRRLHQRHPSLVVSVLTGPGAYLLSQLRVGELDLVVGRMTDNPEIHGLTFEHLYSESMTLVVRAGHPLLAEGADRRSLDGFPLVLPLAGTTIRKHADGFFVQSGISPPRQRLETLSLALSRRYVLAGDAVWIAPLDAVRLDLSKGELVELDLGFKEPGGSVGICSNASLPLSLSAQWAAETLREAALDYREGRLT; encoded by the coding sequence TTGAACATCGATAACCGCATCAAATTCCGCCATCTGTTGTGCTTTCTCGAAGTCGCGCGTCAGGGCAGCCTGGCGCGTGCGGCCGACCAGATGGCGGTGACCCAGCCGGCCATTTCCAAGACCCTCAAGGAGCTGGAGGAAGTCCTCGACGCCAGCCTGTTCGAACGCAGCAAGAGCGGCGTCAGCCTGACCGAGGCGGGGCTGGCCTTCATGCGCTACGCCGGGCCCTGCGTGCAGGCGCTGCGGGATGGGGTGAACAGCCTGCGGGAAGGTGAGTACGCCGCCGGTACGGTCCGCCTGGGCGTGCTGTCCACGGTGGAAGGCCTGCTGGTGCCGGAAATGGTGCGGCGGCTGCATCAGCGCCATCCATCGCTGGTGGTCAGCGTGCTCACCGGGCCGGGCGCCTACCTGCTGTCGCAATTGCGCGTCGGCGAGCTGGACCTGGTGGTTGGGCGGATGACGGATAACCCGGAGATCCACGGTCTGACCTTCGAGCACTTGTACAGCGAATCCATGACCCTGGTGGTGCGCGCGGGGCATCCGCTGCTGGCGGAGGGTGCCGACCGCCGCTCCCTGGACGGTTTCCCCCTGGTGCTGCCGCTGGCCGGCACCACCATCCGCAAGCATGCCGACGGCTTTTTCGTGCAGAGCGGCATCAGCCCGCCGCGCCAGCGCCTGGAGACCCTGTCCCTGGCGCTCAGCCGGCGCTACGTGCTGGCCGGCGACGCGGTATGGATCGCGCCGCTGGACGCGGTACGCCTGGACCTCAGCAAGGGCGAGCTGGTGGAGCTGGATCTGGGCTTCAAGGAGCCCGGCGGCTCGGTCGGCATCTGCAGCAATGCCTCCCTGCCGCTCTCCCTGTCGGCGCAATGGGCGGCGGAGACCCTGCGGGAAGCGGCCCTGGACTATCGAGAAGGGCGTCTTACATAA
- a CDS encoding Rho-binding antiterminator has translation MYQPLDCDLHDLLEIACLYRYLVRVELVGGGGFEARALTTYTSAEKEEFFVLEVEDGPCSVRMDRLLVITPLEASARFGRVELAGKVCAL, from the coding sequence ATGTACCAGCCCCTGGACTGCGACTTGCACGACCTCCTGGAAATCGCCTGCCTCTATCGCTACCTCGTGCGGGTGGAATTGGTGGGCGGGGGTGGATTCGAGGCCAGGGCGCTGACCACTTACACCAGCGCAGAGAAGGAGGAGTTCTTCGTGCTGGAGGTGGAGGACGGGCCTTGTTCCGTGCGCATGGACAGGCTGCTGGTGATCACACCGCTGGAGGCGAGTGCGCGTTTCGGCCGGGTGGAGCTGGCGGGCAAAGTGTGCGCCCTCTAG
- a CDS encoding glutaredoxin domain-containing protein encodes MTNARFYHAGCPVCVSAEQNLLHLLAPEVKVEVVHLGERPARIAEAEAAGVQSVPALVVGGQVLHINFGAAIADLK; translated from the coding sequence ATGACCAACGCCCGCTTCTACCACGCCGGTTGCCCGGTATGCGTGTCCGCTGAACAGAACCTGCTCCACCTGCTCGCCCCCGAAGTGAAGGTGGAGGTGGTTCACCTGGGCGAGCGTCCCGCCCGTATTGCCGAGGCTGAAGCCGCCGGCGTGCAGTCGGTCCCGGCCCTGGTGGTGGGCGGCCAGGTGCTGCACATCAACTTCGGCGCCGCCATCGCTGACCTGAAGTAA